The Pseudomonas sp. FP198 genomic interval CCTTTTCCTTGACGATGCTCAGCAGTCTTGAGCCGAGTCCATCCAGCAGCCCTTCGGTGGTAGGCTGCCAGACAATGCTCAACGCCCCGCTCTCCTCCATGGCTTCGATGTCGATGCCCAACGAGGATCCTTTCAGGCGCAGCCGCTGTGGGCTTTCATAGAATCCGAAATGCAAACCCGGGGCATCTGGTGTGGACTTGGCCAGGAATTTCAGACCCAGCGTGGTTTTGCCGATCCCGGAAGGCCCCATGACCAGCGACACACTGGAGCTGTGCAGTCCTCCGCCCAATATATCGTCGAGTGAATCGATCCCACTGGCGATACGCGTCATGTCCGCACTGTCGGACGAGGAAGGACGGCTGTACAGGCTCTCGAGACGCGGATAGACAACCAAACCGTCATCAGTGATTTCACATTCGTGAAGACCGGTCAGTGCGCTGCTGCCTCGCGTCTTGCGTAGTTGGATACGCCGCACGGAACGAGTGCCGAACAGCTCCTCTCCCATTTCGATCACACCATCAACCATCGTGTGCTCTGGGCTACCGTCGTCAAGACGAGAACTGGTGAGGAACAGTACGGTACATCCGGCGAACGCTGCGTGGCCTTGCAACTCCAAGATGAATTTCTTGGTGTCGATAGACGAATCGGCTTTGGAGCGCGCATTGAGCAAACCGTCAACGACCATGACCGTAGCCTTCTGCCGACTGATCTCACGCCGAAGCAGTTTTACTACCTCATCGAGACCTTCGTTTTCCAACGTATCGAATGCGCTGACGAACTGGATTTCAGCGCCAACTTTGGATGAGTCGAAAAAGCTCAGGGTAGAGAGAAACTGAAAGAGACGGTCATGCGACTCGGCCAGCAGTGTGGCGACTAAAACCCGGCCTCCATTACGCACGTGATGGAATCCGAGCTGATTGGCGAGGATCGTCTTGCCCGAACCTGGACGGCCTTGAATTATGTATGAAGCACCCGCGACCAGCCCTCCGTTAAGCAGAGCGTCGAGCCCTTCGATTCCGCTTTGAAGGCGTTTTAGCTTTTCCACGATGTGACCCTGATCTAAAAAAACAGGCTTTTAAGCCGGATGAATGAAATGCTAACGCCAATTCGAATTCGAGGCCATTCAGCTTGAATAGAAAGTAGACGTGGAAGATCGTTCGCTTTGGGTCGTAAGTAATCATTTGCGATGTCCGATCCCTGGACATCAAGGAAAAACTGAAGTGAGCGACAAGGAATGGCTGCTAAACGATATCTCCGTCATCCTGGGCAGTCGGACGCGCAGGTGCTGAGGAAGATGCCTGGACCTGCGTACCTGCGAGCGGCTGCATGGGGATGCTTTGACCCTGAGCGGCCTGTCCTTGAGGGGTGGCCGCGGAGCGTTGCCTCAGGGCTCCAACGCTTTTGTTCCAGGCAGATTGGGAGGTGGTGCCAATGGCGTCGGCAACGCCCTTGACTCCATCGCCTACCGCTTGAGCTGCATTTTTTGTGTGGTGGGTCGCTGAAACAGCCGTATCTTTGGCAAATCTGGCGCCGGTGAGCGATGTCTTGAGCGCAAGCTGACCGCCTTGGACCGCCACCCTGCCCGCTGCATCTGCGCCCCCTGCTACTGCTTTCGGTACATGGGCATCGACAGCAGCGGTGGCTTTTTTCGGCACTGATCCACCTAGCGAGGCGCCAGCAGCCCAGAGCCCGAAAGCCAGGGTACCCAATACGTTTTTTAACCCCTCGGAGGCTGCGGTAGCCGCCATTTTTCCCAGCTCACTGGACTTCGCCAGGTTGGCTGTGGCGGTTGTAGCCGCGCCCATTGCAGAAAAACCGCCAATCAGCAGACCATTTCCCACCACACTGACCGGGTCCAGTATCTCTTTCAGGGCATCGCCGCTGATGACCGCATTCAGCGCCGTAGCCGCGCCTTCACCAAGCCGCGCGGAGACCATCTTGGCCAGGGCAGTGGCATCGAGATCCTTTAAAGTCTCGAAGTCATCCAGCCATTCGGTATCTTGATCAATAGGCTTATGGGCCTGCCCTTCCGGTACAGCATCTCGACGACCATAGAGCATTGCAGGGTCAGCCAAATGGTTACTGCGATCACGGCTCACATTGTAATGCTCGATTGCAATACCCACGATGATAGCCGTGACCGGT includes:
- a CDS encoding ATPase domain-containing protein; this translates as MVEKLKRLQSGIEGLDALLNGGLVAGASYIIQGRPGSGKTILANQLGFHHVRNGGRVLVATLLAESHDRLFQFLSTLSFFDSSKVGAEIQFVSAFDTLENEGLDEVVKLLRREISRQKATVMVVDGLLNARSKADSSIDTKKFILELQGHAAFAGCTVLFLTSSRLDDGSPEHTMVDGVIEMGEELFGTRSVRRIQLRKTRGSSALTGLHECEITDDGLVVYPRLESLYSRPSSSDSADMTRIASGIDSLDDILGGGLHSSSVSLVMGPSGIGKTTLGLKFLAKSTPDAPGLHFGFYESPQRLRLKGSSLGIDIEAMEESGALSIVWQPTTEGLLDGLGSRLLSIVKEKGIKRLFIDSLSGMTRVSTNPGRITDFYSALMNELRSRGVTVFASWEMRDLFGSEVSSPNSDLSSIVDNLMLMRFFENRAELSRTLSILKVRDSSYDPSRFEVVIRDQDVFLKKALRNEPSVATESLPGSIS
- a CDS encoding RopAA-2, translating into MDTINVGAGRELTRPPDEIQQETTLRASHSPVLGDIGVAMHTRLHNHFEAHLETQADSDQPAGPASSARNAELNAICDDRAQRLEAGGYTVHDMEKAEKNAARADRLFASIKSGMGGTPFAALTEAGNFKPSILQVAGQHANTVRQAAIENAMSCLYAGMADAAGNKTIAGFKPGYYLKPESNTLHPALQASVAEKLLALDKGPLRNAFDEANKWLTGFAVRNTAMYASTLAMTAAGREELDAILQPALRPVTAIIVGIAIEHYNVSRDRSNHLADPAMLYGRRDAVPEGQAHKPIDQDTEWLDDFETLKDLDATALAKMVSARLGEGAATALNAVISGDALKEILDPVSVVGNGLLIGGFSAMGAATTATANLAKSSELGKMAATAASEGLKNVLGTLAFGLWAAGASLGGSVPKKATAAVDAHVPKAVAGGADAAGRVAVQGGQLALKTSLTGARFAKDTAVSATHHTKNAAQAVGDGVKGVADAIGTTSQSAWNKSVGALRQRSAATPQGQAAQGQSIPMQPLAGTQVQASSSAPARPTAQDDGDIV